In Deltaproteobacteria bacterium, the DNA window ATACCGCCAACCTGGGGCCGAATTTCCGCGACCTGATACACAGCCGTGCGGCCGGGCAGCTCCGAGGTCAAACGCACGTCCTCCTGGCGCATGGTCACCACGCCCACTTCCGGCGCGGGCGCCTGGGCCTTCCCTGCCGGAGCGTCGGCCTGGGACGGCGTGTTCCAGGCCAGATAGCCCAGCCCGAACACGGTGGCCACAATAACGAATACAGCTATTTTCTTCATAAAAACCTTCCTTGCGTTATGCGTGCGACGGAAAAAAATGTGAACAGTTGTTCACTTAGAAGTTAAAAAAATTTACAGGGCCACGGCCTGGACAAACATCTTCCAGTTGGCCTCGGCCTGGGCCTTGAGATCGATCATGTTCCAGGGCCGGCTATACAGAATGGCGACGGTCAGAAATTGGCCCAAAAACTGAACGAAAATCTGATCCGGGCTGATATCGGCCCGGATTTCTCCCTGGGTTTGCCCCTCCGCGATAATCTCCGCGATCATCCGCTGCTGGTCATGATGCGAGGTGTACAGCCTCTCGCGCAGTTTCGGCTCTTCATCCCAGAGGGAATCCGCCAGAACGAGGTTGGGCAGGGCGCGGTAGCGCTGGATGGTTTCGATGTGCAGCTGATAGCAGCGGCGCAGCTTGGCCAGGGCCGGACCGGGCTCCCCCATGGCCTGACGCAACCCCTGAAATTTGACAGCGTCCAGCAAATCAAGAACGCTGGCCAGGATATCGGCCTTGCCACCGGGAAAATGCCGATACAAAGCCGGCGCGGTCAC includes these proteins:
- a CDS encoding TetR/AcrR family transcriptional regulator, yielding MAKRLTTTIRREQIAEAALALVAEQGVAALTARNVARAIGVTAPALYRHFPGGKADILASVLDLLDAVKFQGLRQAMGEPGPALAKLRRCYQLHIETIQRYRALPNLVLADSLWDEEPKLRERLYTSHHDQQRMIAEIIAEGQTQGEIRADISPDQIFVQFLGQFLTVAILYSRPWNMIDLKAQAEANWKMFVQAVAL